GCGATCCGCGAGACCGGCAGCACCACGCGATCGGCTCCCGTGTCGATGAGCATCGATTCCTGGATGGGCGCACCGCCGGATGTCCCTTCCAGTCCCAGCGTCACCAGATGCGAGACCCCGCGGCGCTGGGTCGCCAGCACGATCTCGTCCCCGCTCGCCGGCGCCGTCTCCGGCGACTCGCCGCCTTCGACCACCATGGGCGGCGGCACATAGGCGGCTTTCTCTCCGAGGATGATGACACGTTCGATGCCGGCGTCCGGCGTCTGCACGATCACATGATCGAAGTCTTCCAGGAGCAGATGCAGTCGCTCGATGAGCGTTTCACCGGCCGAGTGCGCTGTGGCGCCTTGGGTCTGTTCGAGACCGCGCACGTCGAAATCGAGTTCGCGGCTGAGTCGGTCGAGTTCGGTGGCGACCTCGACCCGAGCGGATTGAGCGGGCATCGTCCGCCCCGGCGCCTGGGCTTGGACCAGCCCGATGCCGAACAACAACAGCACGGTCAGCGAGCGTGGGTCGAACGTCGGCATGGTCGAGCACTCCGTCGGGACGATGAGATCCCGCCATTATAGTCGTGAGCCCTGCGTCTGATTGACCCGAGGTCTTTGAAAAAGTCAGGAATATTAGCGTTTCTTAACGTAACATGATCGCCTCTCCAACCCACACGTAACCATACACGAGGACACGCCATGCTCGACGCCATCCGTGCCCTGTCCAAGACGGACATCGCGGGCGCCGCCTTTGCCGTTGCCGCCATCTATCTGGCCGGAATCGTCCCGACGGCCGAGATCGCCTGGGTGAGCGGTTTTCTGCTGCTGACGGTCTTTCTGTTCGCTTTCGAGGTTGTCAGTGTCGACGTGGCGGCGATCACCGTCATGGTGCTGCTGGGTCTGACGAGCCTGGCTGCGCCCCTGATGGGCCTCGAACAGGGACTGGTGCCGGTCGAGCATCTGTTCGACGGTTTCGCCAGTAATGCCGTGATCTCGATCATCGCGGTCATGATCGTCGGCGCCGGGCTGGACAAGACCGGGATCATGTCCAAGGTCGCCGCCTTCATCATGCGTATCGGCGGCTCGACCGAGAAGCGCATCATCCCGCTGATCTCGGGCACGGTCGGGGTCATCTCCAGCTTCATGCAGAACGTCGGCGCCGCCGCGCTCTTCATCCCCGTCGTCAGCCGCATCTCGGCGCGCACCGGGTTGCCGATGTCGCGACTGCTCATGCCCATGGGCTTTTGCGCCCTGCTCGGCGGCACCATCACCATGGTCGGTTCCAGCCCGCTGATCCTGCTCAACGATCTGATCCTGACCTCCAATCAGGCTCTGCCCGAGGGCGTGGCGCCGATGAAGACCTTCGGGCTGTTCGACGTGACGCCGATCGGTGTCGCGCTCCTGCTCACGGGCATCGTCTATTTCGTGCTGGCCGGGCGTCTGGTGCTGCCGGTCCATGGCGCGACCAAAGCCGAGGGCGGCGACACCCGCACCTATTTTGCCGAGACCTATGGTCTGACCGACTTCGAGATCGGCGAATTCCGTGTGCCCAACAGCGACAGCCATCTGATCGGGATGAGCGTCGATGAGCTGGAACAGACCTGGCGGGTGCGTCTGGTCGGCGTCGAGAAGGGCGACGGACTGCGCTTCGGTGCCGATGGCGTCGACCGCACGCTCGGC
The sequence above is drawn from the Allochromatium vinosum DSM 180 genome and encodes:
- a CDS encoding SLC13 family permease; this translates as MLDAIRALSKTDIAGAAFAVAAIYLAGIVPTAEIAWVSGFLLLTVFLFAFEVVSVDVAAITVMVLLGLTSLAAPLMGLEQGLVPVEHLFDGFASNAVISIIAVMIVGAGLDKTGIMSKVAAFIMRIGGSTEKRIIPLISGTVGVISSFMQNVGAAALFIPVVSRISARTGLPMSRLLMPMGFCALLGGTITMVGSSPLILLNDLILTSNQALPEGVAPMKTFGLFDVTPIGVALLLTGIVYFVLAGRLVLPVHGATKAEGGDTRTYFAETYGLTDFEIGEFRVPNSDSHLIGMSVDELEQTWRVRLVGVEKGDGLRFGADGVDRTLGITPGSTLALLGTADSLLDVANANKLVRKRDLDRFAEVMSATKSGVAEIVIPPGSSLIGKTARDVWMRKTYGLSLLAINRGGTQITYKTGGVRNTPFAAGDALVVQTTWADLARLEKDRNFVVVTTEYPHEELRPHKVSAALALFVLTISLILFTDLRLSVALLVGALGMVLTRVLTMEEAYQAVSWKTVFLLASLIPLGMAVEQTGTAAWIAEQTLAALGDVPVWVIQLSLAGLATAFTLVMSNVGATVLLVPLAVNMALGAGADPAIFALTVAIATSNSFLLPTHQVNALIMGPGGYRVADYMRAGSLMTVLFLVVALTMINLVM
- a CDS encoding retropepsin-like aspartic protease family protein codes for the protein MPTFDPRSLTVLLLFGIGLVQAQAPGRTMPAQSARVEVATELDRLSRELDFDVRGLEQTQGATAHSAGETLIERLHLLLEDFDHVIVQTPDAGIERVIILGEKAAYVPPPMVVEGGESPETAPASGDEIVLATQRRGVSHLVTLGLEGTSGGAPIQESMLIDTGADRVVLPVSRIASLGLTPDALLQQQVQTANGAVEARIGRVAAIWVGSKRLADVEVAFIDDQRLGGTSLLGMSLLGRFRMTIDDDANQLTLVLK